A region of Allocoleopsis franciscana PCC 7113 DNA encodes the following proteins:
- a CDS encoding tetratricopeptide repeat protein: MVEHRPRYELHFHVSVQSAVVRDPNKVRQIFQGNLARFTCDPLHQLPADLPDFTGRQDELERAINLLTTTRPSGEVAENTPTSRFGITAIIGMAGVGKSALAIHVAHQLKQDFPDAQLYVNLRGTESQPLDPLDVLAGFLRAWGVDDLSMPDNLTERSQLYCSFLTGKRVLVVLDNAHDSAQIRHLLPDSSSCAVLVTSRKRLAALEEAAPLELDVLPEPEALELLQKLVGIERVQAEPAAAQQIINLCGRSPLGIRITGGTLRNQPQCPLENYWLELTQEQQRIAQLSLNHQDVRTSFAASFKQLDEISTRLFRLLGLLTGQNFAPTVAAALLELEPVTAEQFVKYLVDLQLLEPASVGRYFLHDLMRLFAKEQLAIEEPASERQAARLRAARCYLEASEIVNLALKPETRPLLAQVLSDDKHQSLATAEQNWFLAALNWFQLERMNLLASIEWAYQAQAWDIVVPLVSYLVNFFNIYADHADWERTHLLALEASGKLGDPQGEAQTLTNLGNVYALQNAWDKARNSYEQSLVIFGELGDSTGMAKTMGNLANVYCQQDNWEKASEFYEQSRVIFRELGDLYGEAQTLANMGIFHLKQSHEAEAGVLWQEALTKLPPNLPKSKRVAQWLELIQKPISVSETSEGSAQTGVKPWSPLEFAKNALQWFRRS, from the coding sequence ATGGTTGAGCATAGACCAAGGTACGAACTGCACTTTCACGTCAGTGTGCAAAGTGCTGTCGTTCGTGACCCTAACAAAGTTAGACAAATTTTTCAGGGAAACTTAGCCCGCTTTACCTGTGATCCTCTGCATCAGCTACCGGCGGATCTGCCTGATTTTACAGGTCGCCAGGACGAGCTAGAGCGTGCGATTAATTTGCTCACCACCACCAGACCCAGTGGGGAAGTCGCCGAGAATACGCCCACGTCACGCTTTGGGATTACAGCGATTATCGGCATGGCAGGCGTAGGGAAATCCGCTCTGGCGATTCATGTTGCCCATCAGTTGAAACAAGATTTCCCCGATGCTCAACTCTATGTCAACCTGCGCGGAACCGAAAGCCAACCCCTCGATCCGTTGGACGTGTTAGCTGGTTTTCTCCGCGCTTGGGGTGTCGATGACCTATCGATGCCTGACAATCTGACCGAGCGATCGCAACTTTACTGTTCCTTTCTGACAGGCAAACGGGTTTTGGTTGTATTAGACAATGCTCACGACTCGGCTCAGATTCGCCATTTGCTACCGGATAGTTCTTCTTGTGCAGTTCTGGTTACTAGCCGTAAACGCCTTGCGGCACTGGAAGAAGCCGCTCCACTCGAACTCGATGTACTCCCAGAACCGGAAGCTCTAGAACTCTTGCAGAAATTGGTTGGGATAGAACGAGTGCAGGCTGAACCCGCAGCCGCTCAACAGATCATCAATCTTTGTGGTCGGTCTCCCCTAGGAATTCGGATTACAGGTGGCACGCTGAGAAATCAGCCTCAGTGCCCCTTAGAAAACTATTGGCTTGAACTCACTCAGGAGCAACAACGCATTGCTCAACTGAGCTTAAATCATCAAGATGTCCGCACCAGCTTTGCGGCTAGCTTTAAGCAGCTCGATGAAATCTCGACTCGTCTGTTCCGTTTGCTGGGATTACTCACAGGACAAAACTTTGCGCCAACGGTAGCTGCTGCGCTGCTAGAGTTGGAGCCAGTCACCGCCGAGCAGTTTGTCAAATATCTCGTTGATTTGCAACTCTTGGAGCCAGCAAGTGTTGGGCGCTACTTTCTCCACGATTTGATGCGCCTGTTCGCTAAAGAGCAATTAGCGATCGAAGAGCCTGCCTCAGAGCGTCAGGCGGCTCGTCTGAGGGCCGCTCGCTGCTATCTAGAAGCTTCTGAGATTGTCAACTTGGCTCTCAAGCCGGAGACTCGTCCCCTTTTAGCCCAAGTCTTGAGCGACGACAAACACCAATCCCTAGCAACCGCAGAGCAAAATTGGTTTTTAGCCGCCTTAAACTGGTTTCAGCTAGAGCGGATGAACCTATTAGCGTCGATTGAATGGGCTTACCAGGCTCAGGCATGGGATATTGTTGTCCCATTGGTGAGCTACTTAGTTAACTTTTTTAACATTTATGCCGATCATGCCGATTGGGAACGCACTCACTTGTTGGCATTGGAAGCCAGTGGCAAATTAGGCGACCCCCAAGGAGAAGCTCAGACTTTAACTAATCTGGGCAACGTGTACGCTTTGCAAAATGCCTGGGACAAGGCTCGCAACAGCTACGAGCAAAGCTTAGTTATTTTTGGCGAGTTAGGAGACAGCACAGGAATGGCGAAGACCATGGGGAACCTGGCGAATGTTTATTGCCAACAGGATAACTGGGAAAAAGCGAGTGAATTTTATGAGCAGAGTCGGGTGATATTCCGTGAATTGGGAGACTTATACGGAGAAGCTCAAACGTTAGCCAATATGGGCATCTTCCATCTCAAACAAAGCCATGAAGCGGAGGCGGGCGTGTTATGGCAAGAAGCTCTCACCAAACTGCCCCCCAATTTGCCCAAGTCCAAACGGGTCGCACAGTGGCTGGAGTTAATTCAGAAGCCAATTTCTGTGAGTGAAACGAGCGAGGGTAGCGCACAAACGGGTGTGAAACCTTGGAGTCCGTTAGAGTTCGCCAAGAATGCCTTGCAGTGGTTTCGCAGGAGTTAG
- a CDS encoding DUF732 domain-containing protein encodes MKGTVIRSVAILSLVVLLPGVAIAQSLSSPAQNFLEEPDSPCYVRQSDGTVIDLSSWCVKNPPAVLSPSASFVSNFRSLAKNYPPNIRQELNQYSEKHRDSAIASAKTTCRVLRYGGSQAELTRSRALAAYHSSPSEVAKQQITYALAINQYCPEFANR; translated from the coding sequence ATGAAAGGTACAGTTATTCGGTCTGTAGCTATCCTCTCGCTGGTTGTTCTCCTGCCTGGGGTAGCGATCGCGCAAAGTTTATCATCACCAGCACAGAACTTCCTAGAAGAACCCGATAGTCCCTGTTATGTGCGTCAGTCTGATGGCACAGTGATAGACCTTTCGTCTTGGTGCGTTAAGAATCCCCCAGCAGTGCTGTCTCCTAGCGCTTCATTTGTCTCTAATTTCCGATCGCTGGCGAAGAATTATCCGCCCAATATCAGGCAAGAACTGAATCAGTATAGTGAGAAACACAGAGATAGCGCGATCGCTTCTGCCAAAACCACCTGCCGAGTTCTCCGATATGGCGGATCACAAGCCGAGTTAACCCGCTCTCGTGCCTTAGCCGCTTATCACTCATCCCCTAGTGAGGTCGCCAAACAGCAAATTACTTATGCTTTGGCCATTAACCAGTACTGCCCTGAGTTTGCGAATCGGTAA
- a CDS encoding FAD/NAD(P)-binding protein produces MAYNSAPIPTGIDIAIVGAGPHALTLVTHLLQKCQKMQGRFLVFDKSGRWMSQWFHAFAALEIPHLRSPAVHHPDPNPYALRSFAESRPTELHPPYDLPGTQLFQDFCLHLINRWQLEQCIVPAQVTHLEPLTQRGKTRFRLWLDNGHSILARRVVLATGGGTPSLPDWVSHISTPYPQERLCHSHDVDLRSLQLAGERVLIVGGGLTSGHLAVGAVARGAKVILMARRDFQEKLFDADPGWLGPKYLKEFWAETDWQNRWQMIQQARNGGSLTPAIMTQLRRAYHSGKISLHEQCQIVEAIWQDNYWQVRCYDGTEHQCERIWLATGTKLNVTANSMLSEVLDGFPTPIVNGLPVLDAHLRWPRCELFVMGGLAALQVGPVARNLSGARMASDRIVPALTKPSLALL; encoded by the coding sequence ATGGCATATAATTCGGCACCCATACCTACAGGGATTGACATTGCTATCGTTGGTGCTGGTCCTCATGCCCTAACCTTGGTCACCCATCTGCTGCAAAAATGTCAGAAGATGCAGGGCAGGTTTTTAGTGTTTGACAAGAGTGGCAGATGGATGAGCCAGTGGTTTCACGCCTTTGCTGCCTTAGAAATCCCCCATCTCAGGTCGCCTGCGGTTCACCACCCCGACCCCAATCCCTATGCACTGCGGAGCTTTGCCGAATCTCGCCCAACAGAGCTTCATCCCCCTTACGACTTACCGGGTACTCAGCTTTTTCAGGATTTTTGCTTGCATCTCATTAATCGCTGGCAACTGGAGCAGTGCATCGTCCCAGCCCAAGTGACTCACCTTGAACCCCTAACTCAAAGGGGCAAGACTCGCTTTCGCCTTTGGTTAGATAATGGGCATTCAATCCTCGCTCGACGTGTTGTTCTGGCAACGGGGGGCGGTACTCCAAGCTTGCCGGACTGGGTGAGTCACATCAGTACGCCCTATCCACAAGAGCGGCTGTGTCATTCACATGATGTCGATTTGCGCTCATTGCAACTGGCTGGGGAACGAGTGCTGATTGTGGGAGGTGGCTTAACGTCCGGTCACTTGGCAGTGGGAGCAGTGGCTCGTGGTGCTAAGGTAATACTGATGGCACGGCGCGATTTTCAAGAAAAGCTCTTTGATGCCGATCCAGGCTGGCTGGGACCCAAATATTTGAAGGAATTTTGGGCTGAAACGGATTGGCAGAACCGTTGGCAGATGATTCAACAGGCTCGCAATGGGGGTTCTCTCACTCCAGCCATCATGACACAACTGCGACGTGCCTACCACAGTGGGAAAATATCGCTCCACGAGCAGTGCCAAATTGTTGAAGCGATATGGCAGGACAACTATTGGCAGGTTCGCTGCTATGATGGCACAGAGCATCAGTGCGAGCGCATCTGGTTGGCAACGGGAACGAAACTAAATGTTACAGCCAATTCTATGCTGAGCGAGGTTTTGGATGGTTTCCCGACCCCAATTGTTAATGGCTTGCCTGTTCTCGATGCTCATCTTCGCTGGCCTCGTTGCGAACTCTTTGTAATGGGAGGGTTGGCAGCTTTACAGGTTGGACCCGTCGCCCGCAATCTCTCTGGTGCAAGAATGGCTAGCGATCGCATCGTCCCGGCACTGACGAAACCGAGTCTAGCACTTCTTTAG
- a CDS encoding iron uptake porin: MSKTWWNALLVSPVLFGGTLAAGESALGSETSTITKLVQRPVAEISVAAIQDNHAKNAEDEISQLSTKPSPAASQPPSVAVTPIQNLVASETANVLEQIEQYSDEGGADSLEQVTNVSQLRDVSPGDWAFEALRNLVERYGCIAGYPDGTYRGNRALTRYEFAAGLNACLQQIERILTSSGEGFVTRQDLEALQRLVQEFQTELATLGTRVDTLEGRVAFLEDHQFSTTTKLRGEVSFSASGAFGDEKADGSGEQVEDNIVLDYRTRLFFETSFTGKDLLVTRLDALNTIPFGPGEDDNPNVTGTSMTRLAFDEGTNNSVRIGKLFYRFSVGETAESHESEEEEHGHGHGHGHGAPEGAKLSFVIDAVGGEFNENFANFNEFFSEELTGAISRFGRFNPIYYQGLEGTGASLTYNFSDALSLSVGYLAPNASDPSEKNALFDGSYAAIGQLSFDLSDRVGLGLTYVRAYYPGGQVVVSGETGSELANVPFGEDTATSADHFGVSARFRISPAFSLSGWAGLTRAHAKNDGFNDGVLVSKGDDATIFNWAVTLALPDLGSEGSLLGFIVGQPPKVTDNDIGLEDGDTSWHLEAQYRYQLTDNIALNPGVLVILNPEHNNNNDTIWVGTLRTIFEF; the protein is encoded by the coding sequence ATGTCAAAAACGTGGTGGAATGCTTTACTTGTGAGTCCAGTGCTGTTTGGGGGTACTCTAGCTGCCGGGGAAAGCGCACTGGGTAGCGAAACATCAACAATAACCAAACTGGTGCAACGACCAGTGGCAGAAATTTCAGTAGCCGCTATACAGGATAATCATGCAAAAAACGCAGAAGATGAGATAAGTCAGCTCTCTACAAAACCATCCCCCGCTGCGTCTCAACCTCCTTCAGTAGCAGTGACACCGATACAGAACCTAGTAGCATCCGAGACGGCTAATGTTTTGGAACAAATCGAGCAGTATAGCGATGAAGGCGGTGCTGACTCCCTCGAGCAAGTCACCAATGTCTCTCAACTGCGGGATGTTTCTCCGGGAGACTGGGCATTTGAAGCACTGCGAAATTTGGTCGAACGCTATGGTTGTATTGCTGGATATCCCGATGGCACTTATCGCGGCAACCGCGCCTTAACCCGGTATGAGTTTGCGGCTGGATTGAATGCCTGTTTGCAACAAATTGAGCGTATACTGACCAGCAGTGGCGAAGGTTTTGTTACTCGTCAGGATTTAGAGGCGCTGCAACGGCTGGTGCAAGAGTTCCAAACCGAGTTGGCAACGTTGGGTACGCGGGTGGATACGCTGGAAGGTCGTGTGGCGTTCTTAGAAGACCATCAGTTTTCCACGACTACCAAGCTTCGGGGAGAAGTCAGTTTTTCTGCCAGTGGTGCATTTGGCGACGAAAAAGCAGATGGCAGTGGTGAACAGGTAGAGGATAACATTGTTCTCGACTACCGAACACGTCTGTTTTTTGAGACAAGCTTTACAGGCAAAGACTTGTTAGTTACCCGCTTGGATGCTCTAAATACCATTCCCTTCGGCCCTGGTGAAGACGATAATCCTAATGTAACTGGAACGAGTATGACTCGGCTCGCCTTTGATGAGGGGACTAACAATAGCGTTCGGATTGGGAAGTTGTTCTATCGGTTCTCAGTGGGTGAAACGGCAGAGTCCCATGAGTCGGAAGAAGAGGAACACGGACACGGACACGGACACGGACATGGTGCTCCCGAAGGTGCGAAGCTCTCATTTGTTATCGATGCCGTTGGGGGTGAGTTTAATGAAAACTTCGCCAACTTCAACGAATTTTTCTCGGAAGAACTCACGGGTGCAATTTCCCGTTTTGGGCGGTTCAATCCGATTTACTACCAGGGATTGGAAGGTACGGGAGCCAGTCTTACTTATAACTTTAGTGACGCACTCAGCCTATCTGTAGGCTACCTGGCACCGAATGCCAGCGACCCCAGCGAGAAAAATGCACTGTTTGATGGTAGCTATGCGGCTATCGGGCAGCTTAGTTTCGATCTTAGCGATCGCGTGGGGTTAGGTCTGACCTACGTGCGAGCCTACTATCCTGGAGGACAGGTGGTTGTCTCCGGGGAAACGGGTAGCGAGCTGGCAAATGTGCCGTTTGGAGAAGATACAGCCACTTCAGCCGATCACTTTGGAGTTTCTGCACGCTTTCGCATCAGTCCAGCCTTCTCGCTTTCGGGTTGGGCGGGGTTGACAAGAGCTCACGCTAAAAATGATGGGTTCAACGATGGTGTCCTGGTGAGCAAGGGGGATGATGCCACTATTTTCAACTGGGCTGTCACCCTAGCATTACCAGACTTGGGTTCAGAGGGCAGTTTGCTTGGGTTCATCGTGGGACAACCCCCGAAGGTGACTGATAATGATATCGGTCTTGAGGATGGTGACACGTCTTGGCATCTGGAGGCTCAGTATCGCTACCAACTTACCGATAATATTGCCCTTAACCCAGGTGTGCTGGTGATTCTCAATCCAGAACACAACAATAATAACGACACCATTTGGGTAGGAACCCTTCGTACCATCTTTGAATTCTAA
- a CDS encoding GTP-binding protein, producing the protein MIIAVAGLPGAGKTTWIRQQLAIANQPVQYFSPGSDPVPIDMTCIAAEFPDVKVLKEGEEHQLSDLAGLESITYIELGFHVDLASVEPVLSVLDDLSIHRVALMPPNIQNTGWHAWADEVVPGVTVEPTEGKPELWRAPISGQVLDPASLNVFWYELTQGAYGNVNRVKGIFDLADGRAFYFDFVAGIPDSTYTELTVPRWLEGRPQRFSGIEVVGIELDKKAISQTLKDCCLADAAIHHYQQQIQESLEEDLEEV; encoded by the coding sequence ATGATTATTGCTGTCGCTGGTTTACCAGGAGCAGGGAAAACCACTTGGATTCGACAACAGCTAGCCATTGCCAACCAACCCGTGCAGTATTTCAGTCCGGGTTCTGACCCAGTTCCCATTGACATGACCTGCATTGCTGCTGAATTTCCTGATGTCAAAGTCCTCAAGGAAGGTGAGGAACATCAATTGTCAGACTTGGCTGGGCTTGAGTCGATTACCTACATAGAACTCGGATTTCATGTAGATTTAGCGTCAGTTGAGCCAGTATTATCGGTGTTAGATGACCTCTCAATTCATCGCGTTGCCTTGATGCCACCAAACATACAGAATACGGGATGGCACGCTTGGGCGGACGAGGTTGTACCGGGAGTTACAGTTGAACCCACGGAAGGTAAACCAGAGCTTTGGCGTGCGCCGATTAGCGGTCAAGTTTTAGACCCAGCAAGTCTGAATGTCTTTTGGTACGAGTTGACTCAAGGAGCCTATGGCAACGTTAACCGAGTGAAGGGAATTTTTGACCTAGCTGACGGACGAGCCTTTTACTTTGATTTTGTGGCTGGAATTCCTGATAGTACCTACACCGAGTTAACTGTTCCCCGTTGGTTAGAAGGGCGTCCTCAGCGTTTTAGTGGGATTGAAGTGGTCGGGATTGAGTTGGATAAAAAAGCAATTTCTCAAACCTTAAAAGATTGTTGTTTAGCCGACGCTGCCATTCATCACTACCAACAACAAATCCAAGAATCATTAGAAGAAGACTTAGAGGAAGTATGA
- a CDS encoding metallophosphoesterase family protein has translation MKLAVISCIHGNYEALDAVLLDIDRQNADKIFCVGDLVGYGPYPNAVVEQIRSLDIPTVQGCWDEDVVEGLNACECSYPSVLAEKRGRLAHEWTNEEIYPETREFLAQLPHSLKEGNLCFVHGSPHSNHEYLLPELDAFLAIERVISTGADVLFCGHTHVPYVRDLDASQLQVKVNAAGKQQEQTFTAPLKRIVNVGSVGEPRHGRPNATYVIYDTDTEQVTLREVEYDYQKTCAAIIDKGLPAIFAWRLARGLEFAEMADDPTHVCER, from the coding sequence ATGAAACTTGCTGTTATCTCATGCATTCACGGTAATTACGAAGCCTTAGATGCCGTTTTATTGGATATTGATCGCCAAAACGCTGACAAAATTTTTTGTGTGGGTGACTTAGTAGGTTACGGTCCCTATCCTAATGCCGTAGTCGAACAAATTCGCTCCTTAGATATTCCCACTGTTCAAGGCTGCTGGGATGAAGATGTCGTAGAAGGACTCAATGCCTGCGAATGCTCCTATCCTTCAGTATTAGCCGAAAAACGGGGTCGTCTTGCCCATGAATGGACTAACGAGGAAATTTACCCGGAAACACGAGAATTTTTAGCTCAATTGCCTCATAGTTTAAAAGAAGGGAACTTGTGTTTTGTTCACGGTAGTCCTCATAGCAATCACGAATACTTGTTACCCGAATTAGATGCTTTTCTCGCCATTGAACGAGTCATTTCTACAGGTGCTGATGTGCTGTTCTGCGGTCATACCCATGTGCCTTATGTCCGCGACTTAGATGCTAGTCAACTGCAAGTCAAAGTGAATGCAGCAGGCAAGCAGCAAGAACAAACTTTTACTGCCCCTCTCAAGCGCATTGTCAACGTGGGTTCGGTCGGAGAACCGCGTCATGGGCGGCCGAATGCCACCTATGTGATTTACGACACTGATACCGAACAGGTAACTCTGCGAGAGGTCGAGTACGACTACCAAAAAACCTGTGCTGCGATCATTGATAAAGGCTTACCTGCTATTTTTGCGTGGCGATTAGCACGAGGACTAGAGTTTGCTGAAATGGCGGATGATCCAACTCATGTGTGTGAACGGTAA
- a CDS encoding class I SAM-dependent methyltransferase, translated as MTKSPFDFDTNPNFQVTDYDIVVRQSIPGYDALLSMVTALLQLELTDTADILIVGAGGGNEISVLGQAHPTWQFTGVDPSEKMLAVAQSKVESLNLGNRVALHNGFVQELPLHQFSAATSLLVMHFLPDDGTKLDYLQAIASRLQPGSPFLLVDFQGDKQSESFKRLVDGWQQRARTAGMEPQRLTELANGIWQHLHCIPEERTLELLAQAKFKNVVRFYTGFIFTGWLAFAE; from the coding sequence ATGACTAAAAGCCCTTTCGATTTTGATACTAATCCCAATTTTCAAGTTACTGATTATGACATCGTGGTTCGTCAAAGTATTCCGGGTTATGATGCTTTACTCAGCATGGTAACGGCTCTGTTACAGCTTGAGCTAACGGATACAGCCGATATTCTTATCGTTGGAGCGGGTGGAGGCAATGAGATCAGTGTATTAGGACAAGCTCATCCCACCTGGCAATTTACAGGTGTCGATCCGTCTGAAAAAATGCTGGCAGTCGCTCAATCAAAAGTTGAGTCGCTGAATTTAGGTAACCGTGTCGCCCTTCATAACGGTTTCGTTCAGGAACTTCCATTGCACCAATTCAGCGCAGCCACAAGTCTGCTAGTCATGCATTTCCTGCCGGATGATGGCACCAAACTGGATTACTTACAAGCGATCGCTTCTCGTCTTCAACCCGGTAGTCCTTTCTTATTAGTCGATTTTCAGGGCGATAAGCAATCTGAGTCATTCAAGCGGCTAGTAGACGGTTGGCAGCAACGAGCAAGAACGGCTGGCATGGAACCACAACGCTTAACTGAACTAGCTAATGGTATCTGGCAACATCTCCACTGTATCCCAGAAGAACGAACGCTTGAATTACTGGCTCAAGCTAAATTCAAGAACGTTGTCCGTTTCTATACCGGGTTTATTTTTACAGGCTGGTTAGCGTTTGCAGAGTAA
- a CDS encoding DUF5615 family PIN-like protein: protein MARFLADENFNNQIVRGVLRQSPDVDIARVQDVDLSGVDDPTVLEWAAQEERIVLTHDVATMTTFAYQRIQAGLRMPGLFEVSRRVPVGVAIEEIILIAECSLEGEWEGQVRFLPLR, encoded by the coding sequence ATGGCTCGATTCCTGGCTGATGAAAATTTTAATAATCAAATTGTACGAGGTGTTCTTCGTCAAAGCCCAGATGTTGATATTGCGCGTGTTCAAGATGTTGATCTGTCTGGAGTAGATGACCCAACCGTTTTAGAATGGGCAGCCCAAGAGGAACGAATTGTCTTGACTCATGATGTTGCTACCATGACAACTTTTGCCTATCAACGCATTCAAGCAGGATTGCGTATGCCTGGGTTGTTTGAGGTGAGCCGTCGTGTTCCAGTAGGGGTGGCGATAGAGGAGATTATCCTGATTGCAGAGTGCAGCCTTGAGGGAGAGTGGGAAGGACAAGTAAGATTTCTCCCTCTACGATAG
- a CDS encoding DUF433 domain-containing protein, with product MALAIALEPTPIETDPYGVVRVAKTRVTLDTIVTAFLEGCTPEEIGEQYPSLQLPDIYLVIGYYLRHRDEVHIYLAERQHQANMIQQEAEQRFNPIGIRDRLLARRDQSR from the coding sequence ATGGCTCTAGCAATTGCCCTCGAACCTACACCTATAGAGACTGATCCTTATGGAGTTGTACGAGTTGCCAAAACTCGCGTCACCCTAGACACTATTGTTACCGCTTTTCTGGAGGGTTGTACTCCTGAGGAAATAGGAGAGCAGTACCCGTCACTTCAATTGCCAGATATATATCTGGTTATCGGCTACTATCTTAGACACCGAGATGAGGTTCATATCTATCTTGCAGAACGCCAGCATCAGGCAAATATGATTCAGCAGGAGGCTGAACAGCGGTTTAATCCTATTGGAATACGCGATCGCTTACTTGCTAGGCGAGATCAGTCCAGGTGA
- a CDS encoding HlyD family secretion protein, with product MLNDSNEAVLPKASSDEFLPPISRWTTLGGLFMVGTVGVAFILAALFKYNVTVKAPATVRPLGELRIVQAAKEGTVERIKVKENQVVKQGEIIAILDDSRLQTQKRQLQGNIQQLQRQLTQMNAQIAALDRQITAETNRNQRVIASAQADLSRNQRDYQDRQVTTQTDVKEAEAALGLANAELKAYQQLVESGAVSQLQFQQKQQAVKAALARLEGVQASLNPSAANVAIASERIAQEKATGEATTATLNKERVALIQQQIELQNQLERDIRQLQQVEIDLKQTIIAAPTDGTILKLNLRNSSQTVQPGTEIAQIAPSNTQLVVKATVTSQDISKVKGGQNVQLRVSACPYPDYGTLQGVVSTISPDAIPLQRDGTTATVRSNVSGTPSFYEVTIQPESLSLGYGTRQCPIQLGMEGRADIISREETVLQFLLRKARLITDL from the coding sequence ATGCTTAACGATTCTAACGAGGCTGTTCTCCCCAAAGCTTCTAGCGATGAATTTCTACCTCCTATCAGCCGATGGACAACCCTCGGTGGCTTATTTATGGTTGGCACGGTTGGAGTTGCATTTATCCTTGCTGCCCTATTTAAGTACAACGTTACGGTAAAAGCCCCAGCCACCGTCCGTCCCTTGGGTGAATTGCGAATTGTCCAAGCGGCGAAAGAAGGCACGGTGGAGCGAATAAAAGTGAAAGAAAATCAGGTGGTGAAGCAGGGAGAGATTATTGCTATCCTCGACGACTCCCGCCTGCAAACCCAAAAACGCCAGTTGCAAGGCAATATCCAGCAGCTTCAGCGACAACTCACTCAAATGAACGCCCAAATTGCTGCCCTCGATCGCCAAATTACCGCAGAAACGAACCGCAATCAACGAGTTATCGCCTCTGCTCAAGCCGATTTAAGCCGCAACCAACGCGATTATCAAGACCGACAAGTTACCACACAAACAGACGTAAAAGAAGCGGAGGCAGCGTTAGGGTTAGCCAATGCTGAGCTAAAAGCCTATCAACAGCTCGTAGAGTCTGGGGCAGTGTCTCAGCTTCAATTTCAGCAAAAACAACAAGCAGTTAAAGCAGCTCTTGCTCGACTCGAAGGTGTCCAAGCCTCTCTTAATCCTAGCGCTGCTAATGTAGCGATCGCATCAGAGCGCATTGCCCAAGAAAAAGCGACGGGAGAAGCCACCACCGCTACATTAAACAAAGAACGGGTTGCCCTGATTCAGCAGCAAATTGAACTTCAGAACCAGCTAGAACGGGATATCCGCCAACTCCAACAAGTGGAAATTGACCTCAAGCAAACCATCATTGCTGCACCCACTGACGGCACAATCCTCAAGTTGAACTTACGAAATTCTAGTCAGACAGTGCAACCTGGTACAGAAATCGCCCAAATTGCTCCCAGTAATACCCAGTTGGTTGTGAAGGCAACAGTGACATCACAAGACATTAGCAAGGTAAAAGGCGGTCAAAACGTACAACTGCGAGTATCCGCCTGTCCTTACCCCGATTACGGCACCCTCCAAGGTGTAGTGAGTACGATTTCCCCAGATGCTATCCCACTTCAACGAGACGGTACGACTGCAACTGTAAGGTCTAATGTCAGTGGTACGCCCTCATTTTATGAGGTCACGATTCAGCCAGAAAGCCTCTCTTTAGGTTATGGTACTCGTCAGTGTCCGATTCAATTAGGGATGGAGGGGAGAGCCGATATTATTTCCAGAGAAGAAACAGTCCTGCAATTTCTGCTAAGGAAGGCAAGGCTGATTACAGACCTATAG
- a CDS encoding mersacidin/lichenicidin family type 2 lantibiotic, translating into MSNADIIRAWKDEDYRASLSDEQKALLPENPVGLIELSDEDLSSVSGGCTPCGNPLHTRIACFADTIATDIA; encoded by the coding sequence ATGTCTAACGCCGATATTATCCGTGCGTGGAAAGATGAAGACTACCGTGCCAGCTTGAGCGATGAACAGAAGGCACTGTTGCCAGAAAATCCAGTTGGACTGATCGAACTGTCGGATGAAGATCTTTCCTCAGTGTCGGGGGGATGTACTCCCTGTGGCAATCCCTTGCACACTCGGATTGCTTGTTTTGCTGACACGATCGCGACTGACATTGCTTAA